One Danio rerio strain Tuebingen ecotype United States chromosome 9, GRCz12tu, whole genome shotgun sequence genomic region harbors:
- the slitrk5b gene encoding SLIT and NTRK-like protein 5 has translation MTANTSAQPPSIIINMHMWILAVSSLATFFSLTEMFDIYGDICGGLCVCEERDGIFTASCENRGINSLSEVTPLHFTAYHLLLTGNLLKKVSLNDFLHYEGLTILHLGNNDICEIEAGAFNGLQGLKRLHLNNNKIEALKDDTFLGLESLEYLQIDYNYISHIEPNALSALRHLEVLILNDNLLSALPHNIFQYVPLTHLDLRGNQLKVLPYSGLLEHLSRIVELQLEENAWNCSCELIALKTWLESISYTALVGDVVCETPFRLHGRDLDEISKQELCPRRAIAEYEMHAEMAHSSETVSKTTPATAGFASSTILRSTKSSRLSGKLRVKPTSRSSSSKPQNYGPMLAYQTKSPVPLDCPNTCTCNLQISDLGLNVNCQERKIESISDLDPKPYNPKKMYLTGNYISSVCSSDFSGATGLDLLHLGNNRIAVVHDKTFGQLIHLRRLYLNGNLIERLTEDMFYGLQSLQFLYLEYNVIREIAVGTFQQLPNLQLLFLNNNLLKTLHLGIFDGLNLARLNLRSNHFRTLPVIGVLDELASLIQIDLFENPWDCSCSILDMKNWLEQLSAGTVVNTVICESPPRLSGEDMRYIRSSHICPESSIAQSSAVPPSEESFPGSTITLETALDFDTQYPAVPLSVLILALLLLFILSVFIAAGLFAVIMKRRKKSERSASVTASAIYTERANMKSRTSAGHVYEYIPPSAENAAKNGRYNPSAIENYRDFEELNRVLASNSDEEIRSNAISSEFSAGTPDPLNRNSPLLDDNYFYRDILARDQQASYRGHLPCKHGTHADFDVGHQYLNPERVQQTMVYCSSPTTVYIEPNRSECWELRAKLHFEPDYLEVHEKRTTFTQF, from the coding sequence ATGACAGCGAACACATCAGCTCAGCCTCCATCCATCATCATAAACATGCATATGTGGATACTGGCCGTATCATCGTTGGCCACGTTTTTCAGCTTAACTGAGATGTTCGACATCTACGGGGATATCTGTGGCGGCCTGTGTGTCTGCGAGGAGCGAGACGGCATTTTTACAGCCAGTTGTGAAAACAGAGGAATTAACAGTCTGTCAGAGGTAACACCTTTACACTTCACTGCATATCATCTCCTGCTCACAGGGAATCTGCTGAAGAAAGTCTCGCTCAACGATTTCCTTCATTACGAGGGACTCACCATTTTACATCTAGGCAACAATGATATATGCGAGATCGAAGCGGGCGCCTTTAACGGACTCCAGGGATTAAAGAGACTGCATCTAAACAATAACAAAATTGAAGCACTAAAGGACGACACGTTCCTGGGACTTGAAAGCCTGGAGTACCTACAGATTGACTATAATTATATTAGCCACATCGAACCCAACGCTCTGAGCGCTTTACGTCACTTAGAGGTGCTCATCCTCAATGACAATCTACTCTCCGCTCTGCCACACAACATCTTTCAGTATGTACCTTTAACGCATCTCGACTTGAGAGGCAATCAACTTAAAGTGCTACCCTACAGCGGACTTCTGGAGCACTTGAGTCGAATCGTTGAGTTGCAGCTTGAGGAGAATGCGTGGAATTGCTCTTGTGAGCTAATTGCGTTAAAAACGTGGCTTGAAAGCATATCCTACACGGCTTTAGTTGGCGATGTGGTTTGCGAAACGCCGTTCAGATTGCACGGACGAGATCTGGACGAGATTTCCAAACAAGAACTGTGTCCTCGCAGAGCCATCGCTGAATATGAGATGCACGCAGAAATGGCGCACAGCAGCGAAACGGTTTCTAAAACCACACCAGCGACTGCTGGATTTGCCTCCTCAACCATTCTGCGCTCAACAAAAAGCAGTCGGTTGTCAGGAAAACTGCGTGTCAAACCTACATCGCGCTCTTCTTCGAGCAAACCGCAGAATTACGGCCCCATGTTGGCTTATCAAACTAAATCGCCGGTTCCTTTGGACTGTCCCAACACTTGTACGTGTAATCTGCAAATATCAGACCTCGGGTTGAACGTTAACTGCCAAGAGAGGAAAATCGAAAGCATCTCGGATCTGGATCCCAAGCCGTACAATCCCAAAAAGATGTATCTGACCGGAAACTACATATCTTCAGTTTGCAGTTCAGACTTCAGCGGCGCAACTGGGTTGGATTTGCTCCACTTGGGGAACAATCGCATCGCAGTCGTCCACGATAAAACATTCGGCCAGCTTATACATCTACGCAGACTTTATTTGAACGGAAACCTAATCGAACGTCTAACCGAGGATATGTTTTACGGTCTGCAGAGCTTGCAGTTTTTATATTTGGAGTATAACGTGATTCGTGAGATTGCGGTTGGGACTTTTCAGCAGTTGCCCAATCTTCAGTTGCTGTTTCTCAATAATAATCTCCTCAAGACTCTACATTTGGGCATATTTGACGGATTAAACCTTGCTCGATTGAATCTACGCAGCAATCACTTCCGAACTCTTCCCGTCATTGGCGTTCTTGATGAACTAGCATCACTAATTCAGATTGATCTCTTCGAGAACCCTTGGGATTGTTCGTGCTCCATTTTGGACATGAAGAACTGGTTGGAGCAGCTTAGCGCGGGCACGGTTGTGAACACCGTCATCTGCGAATCTCCACCAAGGCTTTCAGGAGAGGATATGCGCTACATTCGATCGTCTCACATTTGTCCGGAAAGCTCAATTGCGCAATCGTCTGCAGTTCCGCCATCGGAGGAATCTTTTCCCGGAAGTACAATCACTTTAGAAACCGCTCTGGATTTTGATACTCAGTATCCCGCTGTTCCTCTTTCCGTTTTAATACTTGCTTTACTGCTTCTTTTTATATTATCAGTATTCATCGCCGCAGGTTTGTTCGCAGTGATAATGAAGCGGCGTAAAAAGTCTGAACGCTCTGCTTCAGTAACCGCCAGTGCGATTTATACCGAAAGAGCGAATATGAAGTCTCGAACATCGGCGGGTCATGTTTACGAATACATCCCACCGTCAGCGGAGAACGCTGCTAAAAATGGCCGCTACAACCCCAGCGCAATCGAGAATTATAGAGACTTCGAAGAGCTCAATAGAGTTCTGGCGTCAAACTCGGACGAAGAAATCAGGAGCAATGCAATAAGCTCAGAGTTCAGCGCCGGGACTCCAGATCCACTCAATAGGAACTCTCCACTTTTAGATGACAACTATTTCTACCGGGATATTTTGGCTAGGGACCAGCAGGCCTCCTATAGGGGTCATTTACCATGCAAACATGGCACTCATGCAGATTTTGACGTGGGACATCAGTACTTGAATCCGGAAAGGGTTCAGCAGACCATGGTTTACTGCTCGAGTCCCACCACCGTCTACATTGAGCCCAACAGAAGCGAGTGCTGGGAGCTGAGGGCCAAACTGCACTTTGAACCAGACTATTTGGAGGTTCATGAGAAAAGGACAACTTTTACCCAGTTctga